A region from the Desulfosoma sp. genome encodes:
- a CDS encoding carboxymuconolactone decarboxylase family protein translates to MNTAEKASEAFAAIQKHVPEVYEKYLEYTKSMSLKGGLTPREKELILVACSVMSQCDMCIAIHVEAAAAAGASRDQILQAALMAVAMGGSPKLMYLKYVFEALEDLFG, encoded by the coding sequence ATGAATACGGCGGAAAAAGCAAGTGAAGCGTTTGCGGCCATCCAAAAACATGTTCCCGAGGTCTACGAAAAATACTTGGAATATACCAAATCCATGTCCCTTAAAGGGGGTCTCACTCCTCGAGAAAAAGAATTGATTCTCGTGGCCTGTTCCGTCATGTCTCAATGCGACATGTGCATCGCCATTCACGTGGAAGCCGCGGCTGCTGCAGGGGCATCGCGGGACCAGATCCTGCAGGCGGCGCTCATGGCCGTAGCCATGGGAGGATCCCCAAAACTCATGTATCTGAAGTATGTTTTTGAAGCTCTGGAGGATCTTTTCGGCTGA
- a CDS encoding DUF6506 family protein, which yields MGDVLKAAFLFVAPEADPGVHRQWVKTPKVHLLVLGASSYQAAAETAKELVAKEGIQAIELCGGFGHRGTSLVAEAVGTSVPVGVVRFDIHPGLANRSGDSLF from the coding sequence ATGGGCGATGTTTTAAAAGCTGCGTTCCTTTTTGTCGCTCCGGAAGCCGACCCCGGCGTCCATCGCCAATGGGTGAAAACCCCGAAGGTTCATCTGCTGGTCCTGGGTGCATCAAGCTATCAAGCGGCGGCTGAAACGGCCAAAGAATTGGTGGCAAAAGAGGGAATTCAAGCCATCGAGCTCTGCGGTGGTTTCGGCCATCGTGGAACATCCCTGGTGGCGGAAGCTGTGGGGACATCGGTTCCCGTAGGTGTGGTCCGTTTCGACATCCATCCTGGGCTTGCCAACAGGAGCGGAGATTCACTGTTCTAA